A stretch of Myxococcus hansupus DNA encodes these proteins:
- a CDS encoding HTTM domain-containing protein, giving the protein MSRPRFLIGASLFRICAGVAMVIQYLVNHAQRRYLFGPEGMWPWDTFAANASLLSVYGWHRSLVWFEVCYHLGLLVSLLWLWGWRTRITTPLTYVFFWSLHQRFPGIWDGGDNLIHLVLVYAMFADVGAWFSVDARRRAAGGVSAADTAWGRLRGMCHNAAILAFALQISLVYGVAGLYKVQGEVWQDGTAIYHAFRSGQFVWPGFSELLYQNAVVVTLLTHGTVAFQVAFPFLLFLNRYTRLVAVVLGLTFHLGIALFLGLITFSLFMASVDLALVDDDEYRAFGRWLLRMRSRWFPAGKQSPVPEAAQAFQEQPPETPLA; this is encoded by the coding sequence GTGAGCCGGCCCCGTTTCCTCATCGGGGCCAGCTTGTTCCGCATTTGCGCGGGCGTCGCCATGGTCATCCAGTATCTGGTGAACCATGCCCAGCGCCGATACTTGTTCGGCCCGGAGGGGATGTGGCCTTGGGACACCTTCGCGGCGAACGCCTCGCTGTTGTCGGTGTATGGCTGGCACCGCTCGCTGGTGTGGTTCGAGGTCTGCTACCACCTGGGATTGCTTGTCTCGTTGCTGTGGCTCTGGGGGTGGCGCACCCGCATCACCACGCCGCTGACGTACGTCTTCTTCTGGTCCCTGCACCAGCGCTTCCCGGGCATCTGGGATGGGGGTGACAATCTCATCCACCTGGTGCTCGTCTACGCGATGTTCGCGGACGTGGGCGCGTGGTTCTCGGTGGATGCCAGGCGCCGCGCGGCGGGTGGGGTGTCAGCGGCCGACACGGCTTGGGGCCGGTTGCGCGGGATGTGCCACAACGCGGCCATCCTGGCCTTCGCCCTGCAAATCAGCCTCGTCTATGGCGTGGCGGGCCTCTACAAGGTCCAGGGTGAAGTCTGGCAGGACGGGACGGCCATCTATCATGCCTTCCGGAGTGGCCAGTTCGTCTGGCCGGGCTTCTCTGAATTGCTCTATCAGAACGCCGTGGTGGTGACGCTCCTGACGCATGGGACGGTGGCCTTCCAGGTCGCGTTTCCCTTCCTGCTCTTCTTGAACCGGTACACCCGTCTGGTGGCGGTGGTGCTGGGATTGACCTTCCACCTTGGCATCGCGCTGTTCCTGGGCCTCATCACCTTCTCCCTCTTCATGGCATCCGTGGACCTGGCGCTCGTCGACGATGACGAGTACCGCGCCTTCGGGAGATGGCTGCTTCGCATGCGGAGTCGCTGGTTCCCGGCGGGGAAGCAGTCTCCGGTGCCAGAAGCGGCCCAGGCGTTCCAGGAACAGCCCCCCGAAACCCCACTGGCCTGA
- a CDS encoding DUF5819 family protein yields MADKRRRLLAPWFIRAAPIGLALLVAVHFGITLAYLTPITPLKLRVIEPVKGYMEPFFTQRWTLFAPTVLAQSRWLLVSCRTEDGQRGRQEHGYVDITQPLRELKRSYRLTPADRLDRAQMAGLSMLQAPDDEAVRRLLAKPDDTAAYRDAVANVERERNKRRENGTRLLARVASAACTRLYPGEKVVEVGVRVATRKAPPFSRRMEPEEAGETSYADLPWQPFEVTETL; encoded by the coding sequence TTGGCTGACAAGCGCAGGCGTCTCCTGGCTCCGTGGTTCATTCGCGCCGCACCCATTGGACTGGCACTGCTCGTCGCGGTGCACTTCGGAATCACCCTGGCGTACCTGACGCCGATAACACCTCTGAAGTTGCGCGTGATTGAGCCCGTGAAGGGCTACATGGAGCCCTTCTTCACGCAGCGCTGGACGCTGTTCGCGCCCACCGTGTTGGCGCAGTCTCGCTGGCTGCTGGTGTCGTGCCGCACGGAGGATGGGCAGCGAGGGCGTCAGGAGCACGGGTATGTCGATATCACCCAGCCGCTTCGTGAGTTGAAGCGCAGTTATCGTCTCACACCGGCGGACCGCCTGGACCGGGCCCAGATGGCTGGCCTTTCCATGTTGCAGGCGCCGGACGACGAGGCCGTGCGCCGCCTGCTGGCCAAACCCGACGACACGGCTGCCTATCGCGATGCGGTCGCGAATGTGGAGCGAGAGCGAAACAAACGCCGGGAGAATGGCACTCGGCTGTTGGCGCGGGTGGCCTCGGCGGCATGTACCCGTCTGTATCCCGGTGAGAAAGTCGTCGAGGTGGGTGTTCGCGTGGCGACCCGGAAGGCGCCTCCCTTCTCGCGGCGGATGGAGCCCGAGGAAGCGGGTGAAACGTCCTACGCGGACCTGCCCTGGCAGCCATTCGAGGTCACGGAGACGCTGTGA
- a CDS encoding ADP-ribosylglycohydrolase family protein produces MPTREERIVGGIYGLLVGDALGVPYEFHAPERIPSPEQLDFQPPKGFPRAHDGVPPGTWSDDGAHALCLLDSLLYQGRLDPEDLGRRLVNWMEWGYLAVDGQVFDVGIQTRTALMDLHAGTPALQAGPKGERDNGNGSLMRVLPLALWHAGSDAELASDAMTQSRVTHGHLRSQVCCALYCLWARRILDDAPNPWAEALTTFGALYPEGTEARSELETHVLPPGWEGIRGTGTGYVVDCLRSAWQCVAGGTTYEQVVKSAVRLGRDTDTTAAVAGGIAGLIHGVEGIPSRWREALRGQALLQPMLQRLLKCAVS; encoded by the coding sequence ATGCCGACGCGTGAAGAGCGGATTGTGGGGGGCATCTACGGACTGCTCGTGGGAGACGCGCTGGGGGTGCCGTATGAGTTCCATGCCCCGGAGCGGATTCCCTCGCCCGAGCAGCTCGACTTCCAACCCCCCAAGGGCTTTCCGCGCGCGCATGACGGTGTGCCGCCGGGCACCTGGTCCGACGACGGCGCGCATGCGCTGTGTCTGCTCGACTCGCTCCTCTACCAGGGACGTCTGGACCCTGAGGACCTGGGACGGCGCCTGGTGAACTGGATGGAGTGGGGTTACCTCGCGGTGGATGGCCAGGTGTTCGACGTGGGCATCCAGACGCGCACGGCGCTCATGGACCTCCACGCCGGGACGCCCGCGCTCCAGGCGGGCCCCAAGGGCGAGCGAGACAACGGCAATGGGTCATTGATGCGCGTGTTGCCATTGGCCCTCTGGCACGCGGGCAGCGACGCGGAGCTGGCGTCGGATGCGATGACGCAGTCGCGTGTCACGCATGGGCACCTGCGCTCGCAGGTCTGCTGCGCGCTGTATTGTCTCTGGGCGCGCCGCATCCTGGACGACGCCCCGAACCCTTGGGCGGAGGCACTGACCACCTTCGGTGCGCTGTATCCGGAGGGCACCGAAGCGCGGAGTGAGCTGGAGACACATGTCTTGCCTCCCGGCTGGGAAGGCATCCGGGGAACAGGCACGGGTTATGTCGTCGACTGCTTGCGTTCCGCGTGGCAATGCGTCGCCGGAGGCACCACCTACGAGCAGGTGGTGAAGTCCGCCGTACGGCTCGGCCGGGACACGGACACCACGGCGGCGGTGGCGGGGGGCATCGCCGGGTTGATTCACGGCGTGGAAGGCATCCCCTCGCGGTGGCGTGAGGCGTTGCGCGGGCAGGCGTTGTTGCAGCCCATGTTACAAAGGCTGCTCAAGTGCGCCGTGAGTTGA
- a CDS encoding class I SAM-dependent methyltransferase, translating to MSSVSPLAQPEAWNLVAPEYVRELMPTFETFSRDALIRAGVVQGMRVVDVAAGPGTLALLAARNGAQVTALDFAPEMISALRARAAEAQPPVEVLEGDGMALPFEEHSFDAAFSMFGLMFFPDRERGFRELHRVLKPGGRAVISSWTPFDRSPELRAVYSPLWEAFGVPPPSVSPAPLSDAASCESEMTQGGFCDVSVHEVQGHIDYPSTAAMVDATTRSSAPVVLASKAMGEKWEPLLWSMHERALSELGAGPSASPSPPT from the coding sequence ATGTCGTCCGTGTCGCCCCTCGCCCAGCCCGAGGCCTGGAACCTCGTAGCCCCCGAGTACGTGCGCGAGCTGATGCCCACCTTCGAGACCTTCTCCCGGGACGCGCTCATCCGGGCCGGCGTGGTCCAGGGGATGCGGGTAGTGGACGTGGCCGCGGGGCCCGGGACGCTCGCGCTGCTCGCCGCGCGCAACGGCGCCCAGGTGACGGCCTTGGACTTCGCGCCCGAGATGATCTCCGCCCTGCGCGCCCGCGCCGCCGAGGCCCAGCCGCCCGTGGAGGTCCTGGAGGGCGACGGCATGGCCCTGCCCTTCGAGGAGCACTCGTTCGACGCGGCCTTCTCCATGTTCGGGCTGATGTTCTTCCCGGACCGCGAGCGGGGCTTCCGGGAGCTCCACCGCGTGCTGAAGCCCGGTGGACGCGCGGTCATCTCGAGCTGGACGCCGTTCGACCGTTCACCGGAGCTGCGCGCCGTCTACTCGCCGTTGTGGGAGGCCTTCGGCGTTCCGCCTCCGTCGGTCTCGCCGGCGCCCCTGTCCGACGCGGCCTCCTGTGAAAGCGAGATGACCCAGGGCGGCTTCTGCGACGTCTCCGTCCACGAAGTCCAGGGCCACATCGACTATCCGTCCACCGCGGCCATGGTGGATGCGACGACGCGCTCCAGCGCGCCCGTGGTGCTGGCCAGCAAGGCGATGGGCGAGAAGTGGGAGCCGCTGCTCTGGTCCATGCACGAGCGCGCCCTGTCGGAGCTGGGCGCGGGCCCCAGCGCGTCACCCTCACCGCCTACCTGA
- the folD gene encoding bifunctional methylenetetrahydrofolate dehydrogenase/methenyltetrahydrofolate cyclohydrolase FolD, with amino-acid sequence MAQLMDGKAVAARVRAEVKAAVDRLQREHGLTPGLAVVRVGEDPASKVYVNGKKKAAEEVGFNSWELHPAEDITQDALLKLIHQLNEDPAVHGILVQLPLPRHIDPDVIISAVKPEKDADGFHPLNAGNLLLGRPATRACTPFGVMRLLEEIGCEPAGKRAVVVGRSNIVGKPMALMLLQKNATVTICHSKSDLRREVEGADILVVAVGVAELVKGAWIKPGAVVIDVGMNRKPDGKLVGDVEFAPAAERAAYITPVPGGVGPMTIAMLMRNTLEAAERTLR; translated from the coding sequence ATGGCCCAGTTGATGGATGGCAAGGCAGTCGCCGCGCGCGTGCGTGCGGAGGTCAAGGCGGCGGTGGACCGGCTCCAGCGCGAGCACGGCCTGACGCCGGGGCTGGCCGTGGTGCGCGTGGGGGAGGACCCCGCCTCCAAGGTCTACGTCAACGGGAAGAAGAAGGCCGCCGAGGAGGTGGGCTTCAACTCCTGGGAGCTCCACCCAGCCGAGGACATCACCCAGGACGCGCTGCTGAAGCTCATCCACCAGCTCAACGAGGACCCGGCGGTGCACGGCATCCTGGTGCAGCTCCCGCTGCCCCGGCACATCGACCCGGACGTCATCATCTCCGCCGTGAAGCCGGAGAAGGACGCGGACGGCTTCCACCCGCTCAACGCGGGAAACCTGCTGCTGGGGCGGCCCGCCACCCGCGCGTGTACGCCTTTTGGCGTGATGCGGCTCTTGGAGGAGATTGGCTGTGAGCCCGCGGGCAAGCGGGCCGTGGTGGTGGGCCGCAGCAACATCGTGGGCAAGCCCATGGCGCTGATGCTGCTCCAGAAGAACGCCACGGTGACCATCTGCCACAGCAAGAGCGACCTGCGCCGCGAGGTGGAGGGCGCGGACATCCTGGTGGTCGCGGTGGGCGTGGCCGAGCTGGTGAAGGGCGCGTGGATCAAACCCGGCGCCGTGGTCATCGACGTGGGGATGAATCGCAAGCCGGACGGCAAGCTGGTGGGGGACGTGGAGTTCGCCCCGGCCGCCGAGCGCGCCGCGTACATCACCCCGGTGCCCGGCGGGGTGGGGCCCATGACCATCGCGATGTTGATGCGCAACACGCTCGAGGCGGCCGAGCGCACCCTTCGCTGA
- a CDS encoding TerB family tellurite resistance protein, with amino-acid sequence MGAGTVLGGMLGLMAGLLVGSPWAIVLFLIAGGFAGRYYDSLNAMPPQDPEALSDFTPAYLPYDDTDTDIRPARREEPYEQLASDLCAVFVEVAHADGEVRRDEVKVVRRYFQKTLGYGPEALEVVRGHLKTFLARPPDLDAAVSACEAQLPASERHRLLDTLYELALADGGMQRSEREVLRRVAEGLGISEADEHAIISSHLGASDEHYAALGLTPDATDVEVKRAFRQLAAEFHPDKAAHLGRQAAEQAARRFQEVRDAYEEIRRLRGL; translated from the coding sequence ATGGGTGCAGGAACAGTACTTGGAGGGATGTTGGGGCTGATGGCGGGCCTGCTCGTGGGCAGCCCGTGGGCCATCGTCCTGTTCCTCATCGCGGGCGGCTTCGCGGGGCGCTACTACGACTCCCTGAACGCGATGCCGCCGCAGGACCCGGAGGCCCTGTCCGACTTCACGCCCGCGTACCTGCCCTACGACGACACGGACACGGACATACGCCCGGCACGGCGGGAAGAACCCTACGAACAGCTCGCCAGTGACTTGTGCGCCGTCTTCGTGGAGGTGGCGCATGCCGACGGAGAGGTCCGCCGCGACGAGGTCAAGGTGGTGCGCCGGTACTTCCAGAAGACGCTGGGCTACGGGCCCGAGGCGCTGGAGGTCGTCCGGGGCCACCTGAAGACCTTCCTGGCCCGCCCGCCCGACCTGGACGCCGCGGTCAGCGCCTGTGAAGCGCAACTGCCCGCCTCCGAGCGGCACCGGCTGCTCGACACGCTGTACGAGCTGGCGCTCGCGGACGGCGGCATGCAGCGCTCCGAGCGCGAGGTGCTGCGCCGCGTGGCCGAGGGCCTGGGCATCTCCGAGGCGGACGAGCACGCCATCATCTCCAGCCACCTGGGCGCGAGCGACGAGCACTACGCCGCCCTGGGCCTGACGCCCGACGCGACGGACGTGGAGGTGAAACGCGCCTTCCGACAGCTCGCCGCCGAGTTCCATCCCGACAAAGCCGCCCACCTGGGCCGTCAGGCCGCCGAGCAGGCGGCCCGTCGCTTCCAGGAAGTCCGCGACGCGTACGAAGAGATTCGGCGCCTGCGCGGCCTGTAA
- a CDS encoding Smr/MutS family protein yields the protein MSQQRNGPKKKEPAFANNPFKSAIQTMKDEEKKAAQEKAATQAAQRKAAAPPPRAAKAPKVREEDDASLFFSAMDGVQQITNRGEAPAPNPRLPEIIDENAEALAQLSELVAGQGDFDFTGSDEFLEGAGPGVDRNLLRALRRGDFAIQGQLDLHGKTQVEARDALERFLDDSRRAKKRCVLVVHGRGLNSKDQIPVLKERLKGWLSEKRIGRRVLAFATARPQDGGTGAVYVLLRR from the coding sequence ATGAGCCAGCAGCGCAACGGCCCCAAGAAGAAGGAACCGGCGTTCGCCAACAACCCCTTCAAGTCCGCCATCCAGACGATGAAGGACGAGGAGAAGAAGGCGGCGCAGGAGAAGGCCGCCACGCAGGCCGCCCAGCGCAAGGCCGCGGCGCCCCCGCCCCGGGCCGCGAAGGCCCCGAAGGTCCGCGAGGAGGACGACGCCTCCCTCTTCTTCTCCGCCATGGACGGCGTGCAACAAATCACCAACCGGGGCGAGGCCCCCGCCCCCAACCCCCGCCTGCCGGAAATCATCGACGAGAACGCGGAGGCGCTGGCGCAGCTCTCCGAGCTGGTCGCCGGCCAGGGGGACTTCGACTTCACCGGCTCGGATGAGTTCCTCGAGGGCGCGGGCCCTGGCGTCGACCGGAACCTGCTGCGCGCGCTGCGCCGCGGAGACTTCGCCATCCAGGGACAGTTGGACCTGCACGGGAAGACGCAGGTGGAGGCCCGCGACGCGCTGGAGCGTTTCCTCGACGACAGCCGCCGCGCGAAGAAGCGCTGCGTGCTGGTGGTTCACGGCCGCGGTTTGAATTCCAAGGACCAGATTCCGGTGCTGAAGGAGCGGCTCAAGGGCTGGCTGTCCGAGAAGCGGATTGGCCGGAGGGTGCTGGCGTTCGCTACCGCACGTCCCCAGGACGGCGGCACCGGCGCGGTGTACGTCCTGCTCCGGCGGTAG
- a CDS encoding adenosine deaminase translates to MARDLIDLHIHVGGAVAPHILWSIAHQQGFKLPVKNYFDFVELITSRPGKVGSLDDYLKILHTWTEKIQSSPSAIERSVYEVIGKEYRGSRVTQMELRFNPMKRNLNSELDLDHIIHAALRGMDRAVLEYGVKMGLIFCLAREFDHRLNSIIVDKAIKYRTRGVYGIDLAGTETNAMELRPEVVSQYEELFSRARRAGLKCTVHTGETRGTGAEGVMSVVEKLQPHRIGHGIRAAYDEHAMKVLRERDIVLELCPTSNLHTKAVEGVEELRHIVRTFWDRKVKFTINTDGPYLLETDMRREIDIIEQNGILTPEQVDQTLAWAREASFIPA, encoded by the coding sequence ATGGCACGCGATCTGATCGACCTGCATATCCACGTGGGTGGCGCGGTGGCGCCCCACATCCTCTGGTCCATCGCCCACCAGCAGGGCTTCAAGCTCCCGGTCAAGAACTACTTCGACTTCGTGGAGCTCATCACCTCTCGTCCGGGCAAGGTGGGCAGCCTGGACGACTACCTGAAGATTCTCCACACCTGGACGGAGAAGATTCAGTCCTCGCCCAGCGCGATCGAGCGCTCCGTCTACGAGGTCATCGGCAAGGAGTACCGCGGCAGCCGCGTGACGCAGATGGAGCTGCGCTTCAACCCGATGAAGCGCAACCTCAACTCAGAGCTGGACCTGGACCACATCATCCACGCCGCGCTGCGCGGCATGGACCGCGCGGTGCTGGAGTACGGCGTGAAGATGGGGCTCATCTTCTGCCTGGCGCGTGAGTTCGACCACCGGCTCAACAGCATCATCGTGGACAAGGCCATCAAGTACCGCACGCGCGGCGTGTACGGCATCGACCTGGCCGGCACCGAGACGAACGCCATGGAGCTGCGGCCGGAGGTCGTCTCCCAGTACGAGGAGCTCTTCTCGCGCGCCCGCCGCGCCGGGCTCAAGTGCACGGTGCACACCGGCGAGACGCGCGGCACCGGCGCCGAGGGCGTCATGTCGGTGGTGGAGAAGCTCCAGCCGCACCGCATCGGCCACGGCATCCGCGCCGCCTACGACGAGCACGCGATGAAGGTGCTGCGCGAGCGCGACATCGTCCTGGAGCTGTGCCCCACGTCCAACCTGCACACCAAGGCCGTGGAGGGCGTGGAGGAGCTGCGCCACATCGTCCGCACCTTCTGGGACCGCAAGGTGAAGTTCACCATCAACACGGACGGCCCCTACCTGCTGGAGACGGACATGCGGCGGGAGATCGACATCATCGAGCAGAACGGCATCCTCACGCCCGAGCAGGTGGATCAGACGCTCGCCTGGGCCCGTGAAGCCTCGTTCATCCCGGCCTGA